A single Mangrovimonas sp. YM274 DNA region contains:
- a CDS encoding TIM-barrel domain-containing protein yields MKRNKIYLGLLTGLLFASCAKEEQHYQKTTDGIVVNVKQANNTDVHKLRLQVLGDELIHVSATPDQEFPKDSSLIILPNIKTVPFDVAQTGDSITLSTKALNVLVSSIDGGITFKDKNGKVVLSEQAGGGKTFEPIEVEGTKGYSVRQIFDSPADEAFYGLGQHQSDEYNYKDKSEELFQYNTKVSVPFIVSNKNYGLLWDSYALSRFGDSRPYLQLNEVFKLYNKEGKENALTGTYKTADNGGQTIVRDEPSIFFEDVKSIKNLPANFPLKNAEVLYEGDIEAAESGEFNFILYYAGYIKVYLNDELLVPERWRTAWNPNSYKFTFNMEAGKRVPLRIEWQPNGGSSYCGLRVRTPQPEVEKGNQVWWSEMNKKMDYYFVHGNSMDEIIKGYRTLTGKSQVMPKWAMGYWQSRERYKTQDEILSTLREFRARQIPIDNIVLDWNHWEEDQWGSHEFDKARFPDPKGMLDSIHAMNGKMMISVWPKFYQNTEHFKEFDQKGWMYRQAIKDSIRDWVGPGYIGSFYDAYSADARKLFWNQIYEHYYPLNIDAWWMDASEPNVLDCTDMEYRKALQGPTALGPSTEYFNTYALMNAEAIYNGQRDVEPNKRVFLLTRSGFAGLQRYSTATWSGDIATRWEDMKAQISAGLNFAVSGIPYWTMDIGGFCVEDRYVAAQLDYNKSGQETEDYKEWRELNARWYQFGAFAPLYRAHGQYPFREAWHIAPEGHPAYESILYYTNLRYRLMPYIYTLAGKTYFDDYTIMRPLVMDFASDKKVENISDQFMFGPSLMVNPVYEYGARSREVYFPSTSGWYDFYTGAFINGGQSKTVEAPYGRIPLFIPEGSIIPVGPEIQYTDQKPAETIVMYVYQGKDGSFNLYEDEGVNYNYEKGKYAHIPFQYNEAEGTLIIGERQGAFEGMLENRTFVIVPVSKDNPKAFTYDAEGQTVEYNGQAQTINLK; encoded by the coding sequence ATGAAAAGAAACAAAATATACCTGGGTTTATTAACGGGTTTGCTTTTTGCCTCTTGTGCTAAGGAGGAACAACACTATCAGAAAACTACTGATGGTATTGTTGTTAATGTGAAGCAGGCCAACAACACCGATGTACATAAACTGCGACTGCAAGTTTTAGGGGATGAATTGATTCATGTGTCGGCAACTCCCGATCAGGAATTTCCAAAAGATTCTAGTTTAATTATTCTTCCAAATATTAAGACGGTTCCGTTTGACGTTGCGCAAACTGGTGATTCCATCACGCTTTCAACAAAGGCTTTAAATGTGTTGGTGTCTAGCATTGATGGAGGAATTACATTTAAAGATAAAAATGGAAAGGTAGTTCTGTCTGAACAAGCTGGAGGCGGAAAAACTTTTGAGCCTATAGAAGTTGAAGGAACCAAAGGTTACAGCGTTCGTCAAATCTTCGATTCGCCAGCAGATGAGGCGTTCTATGGTTTAGGACAGCACCAATCCGATGAATACAATTACAAAGATAAAAGCGAAGAGTTATTTCAATATAACACTAAGGTTTCTGTACCATTTATTGTATCGAACAAAAACTATGGATTGCTTTGGGACAGTTATGCGTTAAGCCGTTTTGGTGACAGTCGTCCGTACCTGCAATTGAACGAAGTGTTTAAACTGTATAATAAAGAAGGCAAGGAAAATGCGTTAACCGGAACTTACAAAACTGCCGATAATGGCGGGCAAACGATTGTAAGGGATGAGCCGTCTATTTTCTTTGAAGATGTTAAGAGCATTAAAAATTTACCGGCCAATTTCCCATTAAAAAATGCCGAAGTATTATATGAAGGGGATATTGAAGCTGCTGAAAGTGGTGAGTTCAACTTTATCTTGTACTACGCAGGATACATTAAAGTATACTTGAATGATGAGCTTTTGGTACCTGAGCGTTGGAGAACGGCTTGGAATCCTAACAGCTATAAGTTTACCTTCAACATGGAAGCTGGTAAGCGTGTGCCATTGCGTATAGAATGGCAACCAAACGGAGGAAGTTCTTACTGTGGTTTACGTGTAAGAACGCCGCAACCGGAAGTTGAAAAAGGCAACCAAGTTTGGTGGAGTGAAATGAACAAAAAAATGGATTATTACTTTGTTCACGGAAACTCTATGGACGAGATTATTAAAGGTTACCGTACCCTTACAGGAAAATCCCAAGTGATGCCAAAATGGGCCATGGGATACTGGCAAAGCCGTGAGCGCTACAAAACTCAGGATGAGATTTTGAGTACTTTGAGAGAGTTTAGAGCACGTCAAATTCCTATCGATAATATTGTATTGGACTGGAACCACTGGGAAGAAGACCAATGGGGAAGTCATGAGTTTGATAAAGCTCGTTTTCCAGATCCAAAGGGAATGTTGGATTCTATCCATGCCATGAACGGGAAAATGATGATTTCTGTATGGCCTAAGTTCTACCAAAATACAGAACACTTTAAGGAATTTGATCAAAAAGGATGGATGTACAGACAGGCTATCAAGGATAGCATTCGCGATTGGGTAGGTCCTGGATATATTGGATCGTTCTACGATGCCTATTCTGCAGATGCCAGAAAATTGTTCTGGAACCAAATTTATGAGCATTACTATCCATTGAACATCGACGCCTGGTGGATGGATGCCAGTGAGCCAAACGTATTGGATTGCACCGATATGGAGTATCGTAAGGCATTGCAAGGGCCAACAGCTTTGGGACCTTCAACAGAATACTTCAATACTTATGCCTTGATGAATGCCGAAGCTATTTACAATGGACAACGAGATGTTGAACCGAATAAGCGTGTGTTCTTGTTGACAAGATCTGGTTTTGCCGGTTTACAGCGTTATTCCACAGCTACTTGGAGTGGGGATATTGCTACCCGTTGGGAAGATATGAAAGCACAGATTTCTGCAGGACTTAATTTCGCAGTAAGCGGAATTCCTTATTGGACGATGGATATTGGTGGGTTCTGTGTTGAGGATCGTTATGTAGCGGCGCAATTGGATTATAACAAATCTGGACAAGAGACTGAAGATTATAAAGAATGGAGAGAGTTGAATGCGCGTTGGTATCAATTTGGTGCTTTTGCACCATTGTACAGAGCACATGGTCAGTATCCATTCCGTGAAGCTTGGCATATTGCTCCGGAAGGGCACCCAGCTTACGAGTCAATTTTGTACTACACCAATTTGCGTTACCGTTTGATGCCTTACATCTACACCTTGGCAGGGAAAACTTATTTCGATGATTATACCATCATGCGTCCATTGGTAATGGATTTTGCTTCGGATAAGAAAGTTGAAAACATCAGCGATCAGTTCATGTTTGGGCCATCTTTAATGGTGAACCCTGTATATGAATATGGTGCACGCAGTCGTGAGGTATATTTCCCAAGCACATCTGGTTGGTATGATTTCTACACCGGAGCATTCATTAACGGTGGACAGTCAAAAACAGTAGAGGCTCCTTATGGTCGTATTCCATTGTTCATTCCTGAAGGTTCTATTATTCCTGTAGGTCCAGAGATTCAGTATACAGATCAAAAACCAGCAGAAACTATCGTAATGTATGTATACCAAGGAAAGGACGGAAGCTTCAATTTATATGAAGACGAAGGTGTAAACTACAATTACGAAAAAGGAAAGTATGCCCACATTCCATTCCAATACAACGAGGCCGAAGGAACTTTGATCATTGGTGAACGTCAAGGAGCGTTTGAAGGGATGCTTGAAAACAGAACATTCGTGATTGTACCTGTTAGCAAAGACAATCCAAAGGCATTTACTTATGATGCCGAAGGACAAACTGTCGAATACAACGGACAAGCACAGACCATCAACTTAAAATAA